In the Phoenix dactylifera cultivar Barhee BC4 unplaced genomic scaffold, palm_55x_up_171113_PBpolish2nd_filt_p 000139F, whole genome shotgun sequence genome, one interval contains:
- the LOC103723142 gene encoding protein CHUP1, chloroplastic isoform X1: MVAGRVKAAMGLQKSPATPKPETPRRSSSSPAPSTNSKSTVFSRSFGVYFPRSSAQVQPRPPHVAELLRLVEELQERESRLLTELLEQKLLKETVAVVPFLESEITSKNNELGLCRKTIERLEAENRGLRIELEVSQSKIRAEEEERRRKEKRVQEMAAEIENLRRAIAEDGRRLGRGTEEMDECSSSLSQRFRGLVDASSRSSLVKNVRKRPKSADIAPNPEVKKPGFTNGESERAQQSRCHKEVISKPQTPKIPNPPPLPSFSSNSSFTYTTSSSSSSESTAGSGSGALNLTGLPPIPPPVPAGGVGPGGGARPGPPPPPPPPPPAKGARSAMAAACVRRVPEVVEFYHSLMRRDSKRDSGVGGVGGGVPETPSSANARDMIGEIENRSAHLLAIKMDVETHGDFIRYLIKQVENAAFTNIEDVVAFVKWLDDELSCLVDERAVLKHFDWPEHKADALREAAFGFCDLRKLESQALTFRDDTRQPCAPALKKMQALFEKLEHGMYTLARMREGAMKRYRGFQIPWEWMLDNGIVNQMKLSSVKLAMKYMKRVSSELEAIGGSFEEEELILQGVRFAFRVHQFAGGFDIETMRAFQELKDKACSFHIQSHNQNQQQQQKLFCKTTSC, encoded by the exons ATGGTGGCCGGACGCGTGAAGGCAGCGATGGGGCTCCAGAAGAGCCCTGCGACACCGAAGCCCGAGACCCCGAGGCGCTCTTCCAGCTCCCCCGCGCCATCGACGAACTCGAAGTCGACAGTCTTCTCCCGGTCGTTTGGGGTTTATTTCCCTCGCTCCTCCGCCCAGGTCCAGCCGCGGCCGCCGCACGTGGCGGAGCTCCTCCGCCTCGTAGAGGAGCTCCAGGAGAGGGAGTCCCGCCTCCTAACCGAGCTCCTTGAACAAAAACTACTCAAAGAGACCGTCGCCGTCGTCCCCTTCCTCGAGAGCGAGATCACCTCCAAGAACAACGAGCTCGGCCTCTGTAGGAAAACCATCGAGAGATTGGAGGCGGAGAACAGGGGGCTTAGGATCGAGCTCGAGGTCTCGCAGTCCAAGATCCGCGCGGAGGAAGAGGAGCGGCGGCGGAAGGAAAAGAGGGTTCAAGAAATGGCAGCCGAGATCGAGAACTTGAGGAGGGCGATCGCGGAAGACGGGAGGAGGCTTGGCCGCGGAACAGAGGAGATGGACGAGTGCTCGTCTTCTCTCTCCCAGAGGTTTCGGGGGCTGGTCGACGCCTCGTCGAGATCGAGTCTCGTCAAAAATGTTAGAAAACGCCCCAAATCCGCCGACATTGCTCCGAATCCGGAGGTCAAGAAGCCAGGTTTCACTAATGGGGAAAGTGAAAGGGCGCAACAATCTCGCTGCCATAAAGAAGTGATTTCAAAACCTCAAACACCTAAAATTCCGAATCCTCCACCTTTGCCCTCTTtttcttccaactcttcttTCACTTATACTacttcttcgtcttcttcctcggagtcgaccgcCGGGTCTGGAAGTGGAGCTCTGAATCTAACGGGACTGCCGCCAATCCCGCCTCCGGTACCAGCGGGAGGTGTCGGTCCAGGCGGCGGAGCCCGGCCTGGTCCGCCTCCTCCACCACCGCCCCCGCCGCCGGCGAAAGGGGCGAGATCGGCCATGGCGGCGGCGTGCGTGAGGCGCGTGCCGGAGGTGGTGGAGTTCTACCATTCGCTGATGCGGAGGGACTCAAAGAGGGATTCCGGCGTCGGCGGCGTCGGCGGTGGAGTACCGGAAACACCTAGCTCTGCGAACGCGCGGGACATGATCGGCGAAATCGAGAACCGGTCCGCTCACCTCCTCGCG ATAAAGATGGACGTAGAAACACATGGCGATTTCATCCGGTACCTCATTAAGCAAGTGGAGAACGCCGCTTTCACCAACATTGAAGACGTGGTGGCCTTCGTCAAATGGCTTGACGACGAGCTCTCCTGCCtg GTGGACGAGAGGGCGGTGCTAAAGCATTTCGACTGGCCGGAGCACAAAGCTGATGCTCTGCGAGAAGCCGCGTTCGGGTTCTGTGATCTCAGAAAACTAGAATCACAGGCATTGACCTTCCGCGACGACACTCGCCAGCCATGTGCTCCTGCTCTCAAAAAGATGCAGGCCCTGTTTGAGAA ACTGGAGCATGGGATGTATACTTTGGCACGTATGCGAGAGGGTGCAATGAAGCGATACAGAGGCTTTCAGATCCCTTGGGAATGGATGCTGGATAATGGAATTGTTAATCAG ATGAAACTATCATCGGTAAAGCTAGCAATGAAATACATGAAAAGAGTCTCTTCTGAGCTTGAGGCCATAGGTGGTAGctttgaagaagaagagcttaTACTTCAGGGTGTTAGATTTGCCTTTAGAGTGCACCAG TTTGCAGGAGGTTTTGACATTGAAACAATGCGAGCATTTCAGGAGCTCAAGGACAAAGCTTGTTCGTTCCATATCCAAAGCCACAACCAGAACCAGCAGCAACAGCAAAAGCTCTTTTGCAAGACTACGTCATGTTAG
- the LOC103723143 gene encoding uncharacterized protein LOC103723143, giving the protein MLVGCPGSGSPILPLPSPPHSINLLSIRNTNHHHRLPSSNGLFNRRTLPCSLTHFGRPFRSFAASPTAMDGKERGEKEAAAAMKLLFVEMGVGYDQHGQDVTAAAMRACRDAISSNSIPAFRRGSIPGVNSDQMKLQIKLGVPRSTQHLLDIERVKSVFPYGQIINFEVVDGGMICSSGVCLEAMGDKNDDCYVVNAAVYVGY; this is encoded by the exons ATGCTTGTTGGCTGTCCTGGCTCTGGCTCTCCGATCCTTCCCCTCCCTTCCCCTCCTCACTCCATTAATCTCCTGAGTATAAGAAACACCAATCACCACCACCGGCTGCCTTCGAGCAACGGCCTCTTCAACAGAAGAACCCTCCCTTGCTCTCTTACCCACTTCGGCCGTCCCTTCCGATCTTTCGCCGCATCACCAACGGCCATGGACGGCAAAGAGAGGGGCGAGAAGGAAGCGGCCGCCGCCATGAAGCTCCTCTTCGTCGAGATGGGAGTCGGCTACGATCAGCACGG GCAAGACGTCACCGCCGCGGCTATGCGGGCTTGCAGGGACGCCATCTCCTCCAACTCCATTCCAGCCTTTCGACGAG GGTCGATACCGGGAGTCAATTCTGATCAGATGAAGCTTCAGATCAAGTTAGGGGTGCCTCGATCCACCCAGCATTTGCTTGATATAGAGCGAGTGAAATCTGTCTTTCCTTA TGGtcaaattattaattttgagGTCGTTGATGGAGGGATGATATGCTCAAGTGGTGTCTGTCTCGAAGCAATGGGAGATAAAAATGATGACTGCTATGTTGTCAATGCTGCAGTGTATGTAGGTTATTGA
- the LOC103723142 gene encoding protein CHUP1, chloroplastic isoform X2 produces MVAGRVKAAMGLQKSPATPKPETPRRSSSSPAPSTNSKSTVFSRSFGVYFPRSSAQVQPRPPHVAELLRLVEELQERESRLLTELLEQKLLKETVAVVPFLESEITSKNNELGLCRKTIERLEAENRGLRIELEVSQSKIRAEEEERRRKEKRVQEMAAEIENLRRAIAEDGRRLGRGTEEMDECSSSLSQRFRGLVDASSRSSLVKNVRKRPKSADIAPNPEVKKPGFTNGESERAQQSRCHKESTAGSGSGALNLTGLPPIPPPVPAGGVGPGGGARPGPPPPPPPPPPAKGARSAMAAACVRRVPEVVEFYHSLMRRDSKRDSGVGGVGGGVPETPSSANARDMIGEIENRSAHLLAIKMDVETHGDFIRYLIKQVENAAFTNIEDVVAFVKWLDDELSCLVDERAVLKHFDWPEHKADALREAAFGFCDLRKLESQALTFRDDTRQPCAPALKKMQALFEKLEHGMYTLARMREGAMKRYRGFQIPWEWMLDNGIVNQMKLSSVKLAMKYMKRVSSELEAIGGSFEEEELILQGVRFAFRVHQFAGGFDIETMRAFQELKDKACSFHIQSHNQNQQQQQKLFCKTTSC; encoded by the exons ATGGTGGCCGGACGCGTGAAGGCAGCGATGGGGCTCCAGAAGAGCCCTGCGACACCGAAGCCCGAGACCCCGAGGCGCTCTTCCAGCTCCCCCGCGCCATCGACGAACTCGAAGTCGACAGTCTTCTCCCGGTCGTTTGGGGTTTATTTCCCTCGCTCCTCCGCCCAGGTCCAGCCGCGGCCGCCGCACGTGGCGGAGCTCCTCCGCCTCGTAGAGGAGCTCCAGGAGAGGGAGTCCCGCCTCCTAACCGAGCTCCTTGAACAAAAACTACTCAAAGAGACCGTCGCCGTCGTCCCCTTCCTCGAGAGCGAGATCACCTCCAAGAACAACGAGCTCGGCCTCTGTAGGAAAACCATCGAGAGATTGGAGGCGGAGAACAGGGGGCTTAGGATCGAGCTCGAGGTCTCGCAGTCCAAGATCCGCGCGGAGGAAGAGGAGCGGCGGCGGAAGGAAAAGAGGGTTCAAGAAATGGCAGCCGAGATCGAGAACTTGAGGAGGGCGATCGCGGAAGACGGGAGGAGGCTTGGCCGCGGAACAGAGGAGATGGACGAGTGCTCGTCTTCTCTCTCCCAGAGGTTTCGGGGGCTGGTCGACGCCTCGTCGAGATCGAGTCTCGTCAAAAATGTTAGAAAACGCCCCAAATCCGCCGACATTGCTCCGAATCCGGAGGTCAAGAAGCCAGGTTTCACTAATGGGGAAAGTGAAAGGGCGCAACAATCTCGCTGCCATAAAGAA tcgaccgcCGGGTCTGGAAGTGGAGCTCTGAATCTAACGGGACTGCCGCCAATCCCGCCTCCGGTACCAGCGGGAGGTGTCGGTCCAGGCGGCGGAGCCCGGCCTGGTCCGCCTCCTCCACCACCGCCCCCGCCGCCGGCGAAAGGGGCGAGATCGGCCATGGCGGCGGCGTGCGTGAGGCGCGTGCCGGAGGTGGTGGAGTTCTACCATTCGCTGATGCGGAGGGACTCAAAGAGGGATTCCGGCGTCGGCGGCGTCGGCGGTGGAGTACCGGAAACACCTAGCTCTGCGAACGCGCGGGACATGATCGGCGAAATCGAGAACCGGTCCGCTCACCTCCTCGCG ATAAAGATGGACGTAGAAACACATGGCGATTTCATCCGGTACCTCATTAAGCAAGTGGAGAACGCCGCTTTCACCAACATTGAAGACGTGGTGGCCTTCGTCAAATGGCTTGACGACGAGCTCTCCTGCCtg GTGGACGAGAGGGCGGTGCTAAAGCATTTCGACTGGCCGGAGCACAAAGCTGATGCTCTGCGAGAAGCCGCGTTCGGGTTCTGTGATCTCAGAAAACTAGAATCACAGGCATTGACCTTCCGCGACGACACTCGCCAGCCATGTGCTCCTGCTCTCAAAAAGATGCAGGCCCTGTTTGAGAA ACTGGAGCATGGGATGTATACTTTGGCACGTATGCGAGAGGGTGCAATGAAGCGATACAGAGGCTTTCAGATCCCTTGGGAATGGATGCTGGATAATGGAATTGTTAATCAG ATGAAACTATCATCGGTAAAGCTAGCAATGAAATACATGAAAAGAGTCTCTTCTGAGCTTGAGGCCATAGGTGGTAGctttgaagaagaagagcttaTACTTCAGGGTGTTAGATTTGCCTTTAGAGTGCACCAG TTTGCAGGAGGTTTTGACATTGAAACAATGCGAGCATTTCAGGAGCTCAAGGACAAAGCTTGTTCGTTCCATATCCAAAGCCACAACCAGAACCAGCAGCAACAGCAAAAGCTCTTTTGCAAGACTACGTCATGTTAG
- the LOC103723147 gene encoding protein trichome birefringence-like 38: MGSKTHLSFGLLCACLALLVASLHGITTERFHHANKNKQHNNGTAGRRDQSKRISCDFFQGSWVYDDTYPLYDSSSCPFVEPEFDCQKHGRPDKLYLKYRWMPNACDLPRFNGKDFLERWRGKKIMFVGDSISQNQWESLACMLHASVPYARTSFTRSKTPWTLTFEDYGVSVLFYRSTYLVDIISGPRGRVLKLDSIEGGKEWLGYDVLIFNTWHWWTHTGKSQPWDYVQDGGQVLKDMDRLQAFSKGLTTWAKWINYNINPAATKVFFQGISPTHYRGSDWGEPTAGDCSKQTQPVSGSTYSGGPVPGQGIVKNVLSTISKPVYLLDITLLSQLRKDAHPSKYSGDHPGMDCSHWCLAGLPDTWNQILYAALFNKK; the protein is encoded by the exons ATGGGGTCCAAAACCCATCTGAGTTTTGGGCTTCTTTGTGCTTGTTTGGCGCTTCTTGTTGCGTCCTTGCATGGGATTACAACAGAGAGGTTTCACCATGCGAATAAAAACAAGCAGCACAACAACGGGACGGCGGGCCGGAGGGATCAAAGCAAGAGGATTAGCTGTGACTTCTTCCAAGGGAGCTGGGTCTATGATGATACATATCCTCTCTATGACTCATCGAGCTGCCCGTTCGTCGAGCCCGAGTTCGACTGCCAGAAGCATGGCCGGCCCGACAAGCTCTACCTCAAGTACAGGTGGATGCCCAATGCCTGCGACCTCCCAAG GTTTAATGGGAAGGATTTCTTGGAGCGATGGAGGGGAAAGAAGATTATGTTTGTGGGCGACTCCATAAGCCAGAATCAGTGGGAGTCGCTTGCTTGCATGCTCCATGCGTCGGTGCCCTACGCCCGGACCAGCTTCACCAGGTCTAAGACTCCCTGGACTCTCACATTTGAG GACTATGGAGTGTCGGTGTTGTTCTACCGCTCGACGTACCTGGTCGACATTATCAGCGGACCAAGGGGGCGTGTCCTCAAGCTCGACTCCATCGAGGGCGGCAAAGAGTGGCTCGGCTACGATGTCTTAATCTTCAACACATGGCATTGGTGGACTCACACAGGCAAAAGCCAACC ATGGGACTATGTTCAGGATGGAGGCCAGGTACTCAAGGACATGGATAGGTTGCAGGCCTTCTCCAAGGGGTTGACCACATGGGCCAAATGGATCAACTACAACATCAACCCAGCGGCGACCAAAGTCTTCTTTCAAGGAATCTCCCCAACCCATTACCG AGGATCGGATTGGGGTGAGCCTACTGCAGGGGATTGTTCTAAACAGACACAGCCAGTCAGCGGATCAACATACTCAGGAGGTCCAGTTCCAGGACAAGGCATAGTTAAGAACGTCCTAAGTACCATATCAAAACCAGTCTATCTGCTAGACATAACCTTACTCTCGCAGCTCAGGAAAGATGCGCATCCATCTAAATACAGTGGAGATCATCCAGGCATGGACTGCAGCCACTGGTGCCTTGCTGGCCTTCCAGATACATGGAATCAGATCCTATACGCAGCACTCTTTAACAAAAAGTGA